A genome region from Littorina saxatilis isolate snail1 linkage group LG16, US_GU_Lsax_2.0, whole genome shotgun sequence includes the following:
- the LOC138951054 gene encoding uncharacterized protein produces MAAQHDLAMCKQRVQQWYPELSTQSYFVPAVYMNRTQHDEEKVAGRTVYVLQPLSQESDARDDAANNRVLSCLHQVSRGQAMFVISQLQFNEYLNNLSCTHKPIPPKPKDSILKQQRKHEGDFDILIIHRRYGILACELKAFGDSVSTANMSVVDQQKTIAKKVQQAVTQMQKARDVLQHLVSHDQNKPRIRTTLMVPNITRDQLRTALGANLKLQQDLRDCLLVSPTTDPTTLCLTQDDVSNPAQWWRECAERDGPDPSMTDDTYVDLVSRFGGPATTVTVPCSAVPGLAKAHCCDLRLPGEGVAETANRFAPADIILHPTQLGVLQNELSHLVFVCGPPGTGKSLVLILKAIDWIQNKKEPVHIVSTREGNMAASHMIAHQLREMVEQADKHLIRLHMYDLPMELNKALRELSQSVPGEVFVIVDEACDDYTDNSETRFAEFCTKLRESVGPGLHLWAASMYHTLRPPLLTEAVLRTGLRTPPSVTRHVAQHRALGERQNVQGYEESSTPLPADGPPVREVTHRGEGHNPQQETYECEACGKEVARILVTLHVGNTGRFQGRKPQPLRYRDVFVLSWDPFFRDDEHDASGNVTNPASGFVRGLRDGGIPVTVLETGDALGVKDVATMAGPDHVIAAGSRFVQGLERKIVVYVQTSRPVYDDEDWGRLCAMSRCTSQLIWVKP; encoded by the exons ATGGCAGCGCAACACGACCTGGCAATGTGCAAACAGCGCGTTCAGCAGTGGTATCCGGAGCTCTCCACACAGTCCTACTTTGTGCCTGCAGTgtacatgaacagaacacaacaCGATGAAGAGAAGGTAGCAGGGCGCACTGTGTACGTCCTACAGCCTCTGAGCCAGGAAAGCGACGCTCGTGATGACGCTGCAAATAATCGGGTGCTGAGCTGCTTACACCAGGTGTCCCGCGGGCAAGCCATGTTTGTCATTTCACAGCTCCAGTTCAACGAGTATCTGAACAATCTGTCTTGTACCCACAAACCTATACCACCCAAACCGAAAGACTCCATCTTAAAACAACAACGGAAACACGAGGGAGATTTTGACATTTTGATTATTCACAGAAGGTACGGAATCTTAGCATGTGAGCTCAAAGCATTTGGAGACAGTGTTTCCACGGCTAACATGTCAGTGGTGGATCAGCAGAAAACCATTGCAAAGAAAGTGCAACAAGCCGTTACGCAGATGCAGAAGGCACGCGACGTGCTCCAACACCTTGTGTCACACGATCAGAACAAGCCCAGGATCAGGACAACGCTGATGGTGCCCAACATCACTCGGGACCAACTGCGTACAGCTCTAGGTGCCAATCTCAAGCTGCAGCAG GATCTACGTGACTGTCTGCTGGTCAGTCCAACCACAGACCCCACCACCCTGTGTCTTACACAAGATGATGTGAGCAACCCTGCCCAGTGGTGGCGAGAGTGTGCTGAAAGAGACGGGCCAGACCCTTCCATGACGGATGATACTTATGTGGACCTCGTGTCACG GTTTGGAGGGCCCGCGACCACAGTCACTGTGCCGTGTTCAGCAGTGCCCGGCCTGGCAAAGGCCCACTGCTGTGATCTCCGTCTGCCAGGGGAAGGGGTCGCAGAGACAGCGAACAGATTCGCCCCAGCTGACATTATACTGCATCCTACGCAGCTGGGCGTGTTGCAGAACGAGTTGTCTCATTTGGTGTTCGTCTGTGGTCCTCCTGGTACAGGAAAATCTCTTGTTTTGATTCTGAAAGCAATAGACTGGATTCAGAACAAAAAAGAACCAGTGCATATCGTGAGCACAAGGGAGGGCAACATGGCGGCGTCACACATGATCGCTCATCAGCTGAGGGAGATGGTGGAACAAGCAGATAAACACTTGATTCGCCTGCACATGTATGATCTGCCGATGGAGCTCAACAAGGCTTTGCGAGAACTCAGTCAGTCAGTACCAGGTGAAGTCTTTGTCATCGTGGACGAAGCTTGTGATGATTACACCGA TAACAGCGAAACTCGCTTTGCCGAGTTTTGCACCAAGCTCAGAGAGAGTGTGGGGCCAGGGTTACACCTCTGGGCTGCCTCCATGTACCACACATTGAGACCACCATTGCTGACCGAGGCTGTGCTGAGAACTGGCCTGAGGACACCACCGTCAGTCACTCGTCACGTGGCGCAGCACCGCGCActaggagagagacagaatgtCCAGGGTTATGAGGAATCCTCAACTCCGCTGCCTGCTGATGGCCCACCTGTGCGAGAAGTGACTCATCGTGGCGAAGGACATAATCCACAACAGGAAACGTATGAGTGTGAAGCATGCGGGAAGGAGGTCGCCAGAATCCTTGTTACCTTGCACGTTGGAAACACTG GTCGATTTCAAGGAAGAAAGCCACAACCGCTGCGCTACAGGGATGTCTTCGTACTTTCCTGGGACCCTTTCTTCCGTGATGATGAGCATGACGCTTCAGGTAACGTGACCAACCCAGCCAGCGGCTTCGTACGAGGTTTGAGAGATGGAGGCATACCGGTCACAGTTCTAGAAACTGGCGACGCTCTTGGTGTCAAAGATGTAGCTACCATGGCAGGACCTGACCACGTCATTGCAGCTGGCAGCCGGTTTGTCCAGGGCTTGGAGAGGAAGATTGTTGTCTATGTTCAGACCTCGAGGCCAGTGTATGACGACGAGGACTGGGGTCGTCTATGCGCGATGTCACGGTGCACGTCCCAGCTCATTTGGGTCAAACCGTGA